CGGTCGTTGAAGTCGCTTCCAAGGAACCGGACCTGGACCCGGAAGAGCTTAGTCAGGCTGAAATTGATGTCCTTCAGCAACTGCTTGATCGCCGCCAGATATTAGAGGCCCATGCCGAACAGTTGGTTGGGCGTGAGGATCTGCTAAGGGCGACCGAACTTAGGATCGATAAAAAAATAACAGAGCTGAAAGCGATTCAGGAAACAATAAAAAGTTATCTAAAGCGGCACGATAAAGAAGAAAAAGCGAAACTCAAAAGCCTTGTTAAAATTTATGAAACGATGAAGCCAAAAAATGCCGCAAGGATTTTTGAGCGGCTTGAAATGCCGATTCTTCTAGACGTTATTGAGGGCATGAAAGAGACAAAAGTTGCTCCCGTCATTGCCCGGATGGACCCCGTTAAAGCGGAGGCAATAACCACCGAACTCGCGCAACGTCGCCAGCTTCCAACTCCTGGAGGATGAATTTAAAAAATCCTCATTTACCATAATTTAACCGGAAAACCGTATGGTTTTTATTCAGGAACGTCTGAGAAGATCATACCGAGTGGAGTTAAGGAATGGCAATCGACAGGAACATGCGGATCCTGGTTGTAGATGATTATAAAACGATGCTCCGAATCATACGCAACCTTTTAAAGCAGATTAATTTTAACAACATAGAAGATGCATTGGACGGTAGCAGGGCCTTGCAGAAATTGAGGGAAAAGGAATTTGGTCTCATCATCTCGGACTGGAATATGGAGCCGATGACAGGGATTGAGTTGCTGAAAGAAGTGCGTGCGGACGAAAAATTAAAGAAAATTCCCTTCATCATGATTACGGCTGAAAGCAAGACGGAAAACGTCATCGTGGCAAAGCAGGCTGGCGTTTCGAATTACATCGTCAAGCCTTTCAATGCGGAGACTCTAAAAACGAAGCTCGTTAGTGTATTTGGCGATTTCTAGGAACCCGTTATGGCCAGTTGTGCAAAGGAAGCTCTTGAAGCATCGACAACGTTGAATCGAACGGACGAGATTATTCGTATTGTTCAATCCGTCGTTGAGACAATGGAGGGGGACCTTTCTGGCCCTGCGGTAAAGCTTTATCAGGAGTTTGAACAGCTCGCTGTCTTCATTCAAAAGGCAAAACAGGATATTGCGGCTCTCTCTCCGGATGAAATTCAAGAAAAGCACATTCCGTTGGCGACGGACGAGCTTGACGCCATTGTTATGGCGACTGAGCGCGCGACGGGTGAGATTCTCGATTCGGCTGAGAAAATCGAGGCCGTCTTTGAGAAAGTGGACGATGAGATTCGCACAAAGCTGAATGAGGCGGTTACGAATATATACGAAGCATGCAGCTTTCAGGATATCACCGGTCAGCGGATCAGCAAGATTGTTGCGACTCTTAAAGAGATCGAGGAAAAGGTACAGGGACTGGTTGCCGCCTTCGGTTCCAGCTTGCCCTCTGCAGAGGAAAAAAAGGATGGCAGCGATCAGAAAGAGCAGGAAGACAGTCGGTCCTTGCTGAATGGTCCGCAGCTTCCTGGTGCAGGCAAAAGCCAGGAAGAAATTGACGCACTGCTGAGCGATCTGGATTAGCAATGGCGGCAAGCGATGGACGCCTTTGAAGATCTTGAAATAAAAGAACAAAATGATCCCAGCGTTGTCTTATTCGTTGGGCTCTATCTTTTGCTTTTGGCTTTTTTTGTACTGCTAAATGTTATTTCAACCCTTGATGAACAGCGGACGAAAGCGGTGTTGGATAGCCTGACAGCGACTTTTAATTCTGATTTTGGGCCGCTTAGTTCGCGTCCGGTCTACAGTTCCGACGTTGAGGCGCCACTCGTTTCAAACCGCTTCTTGAGCGATGTTGAACAATTGTTCGAAAACGCCATGCCGGTTGCCCAGTTCGATATATTGATTCATGGGAATTTGCTGGAGGTTCTTCTCGTCGCTGACGAAATATTCGTGCCTGGAAAGGCAGAGGTCCGGAAAGAATACGAAACGCTTTTCGTCAAGATTCGGGATATCCTGACATTCGGCCCCGCTGGCCTGCGCTATGACATGGGCATCATGATCGACAGCCCGTCGATGCTCCGGCAGAAATCCGCGTCCAGACAAACCCTGGAAATGGCGCGCGTAGGAAACATCGCGCGTCGAATGGTCGCACTGGGTACGGTGCCGGCTTATCTTTACGCGGGCATTGATGACAGCAACCTTGGTCGGTTGCGGCTTCTTTTCCGTGTCCGCAGCAAGAACGACGACGAAGTTCTTTTTCGAAAATCCGATGGATAAAGGGATGGAGGCCTAGTATGGACGACTCATCCTTTTCTGCTGAACCGCCCAAGCCGGCGAGTACCGCCTGGATGGTGACGTTCGCAGATATGATTTCCCTGCTGCTGACATTCTTCGTC
Above is a window of Rhodospirillaceae bacterium DNA encoding:
- a CDS encoding two-component system response regulator (chemotaxis regulator that, when phosphorylated, interacts with the flagellar motor causing the flagella to spin clockwise which causes the cell to tumble), yielding MAIDRNMRILVVDDYKTMLRIIRNLLKQINFNNIEDALDGSRALQKLREKEFGLIISDWNMEPMTGIELLKEVRADEKLKKIPFIMITAESKTENVIVAKQAGVSNYIVKPFNAETLKTKLVSVFGDF
- a CDS encoding chemotaxis protein CheZ; translated protein: MASCAKEALEASTTLNRTDEIIRIVQSVVETMEGDLSGPAVKLYQEFEQLAVFIQKAKQDIAALSPDEIQEKHIPLATDELDAIVMATERATGEILDSAEKIEAVFEKVDDEIRTKLNEAVTNIYEACSFQDITGQRISKIVATLKEIEEKVQGLVAAFGSSLPSAEEKKDGSDQKEQEDSRSLLNGPQLPGAGKSQEEIDALLSDLD